The following is a genomic window from Miltoncostaea oceani.
CCCTGACGGCGATGGCCCCCGGCACCGTCGCGATCCAGCTCCCCCTCGGGTCGGAGTCGGGTTTCCGCGGCGTCGTGAACCTGGTCTCGATGACCGCCACGACGTACGCCGACGGCGCCCTCGACGGGGTGACCGGCCCCATCCCCGACGAGGTGGCGGGCCCGGCGCAGGCCGCCCGGGAGCACCTGATCGACGTCGTCGCCGAGAAGGACGACGCGCTGATCGAGAAGTACCTCGAGGGCGAGGAGATCACGACCGGGGAGCTGATCGGGGCGATCCTCAGCGGGGTGGCGGAGGGGCGCATCGCCCCCGTGGTGTGCGCGGCGGGCGACCCGGGGATCGGCATCGACCGGCTCCTCGACCTCGTCACCGAGGCGCTGCCGTCGCCGGTGACCGCCGGGGTGCGGGGGGCGCGGGACCCGGCGACGGGGGAGCCGGTGGCGCTGGCGGTGTCGGAGGACGGACCCGCGGTCGCGGTGTGCGTGAAGACCGTCGCCGACCAGTTCAGCGGCCGCATCAGCCTGCTGCGGGTGCTGACCGGGGTCCTCGCGTCCGACGGGCACGCCACCGTCGCCGGGTCGGGGGCGAAGGAGCGCGTCGGGCAGCTGTTCACCCTCCAGGGCAAGGAGCACGTCCCCCTCGCGGAGATCGGCCCCGGCGACATCGGCGCGGTGGCGAAGCTGAAGGAGGTCCGCACCGGCGACGTGCTCACCACCGGCGACGTGCCGGTCGCGTTCGCGCCGCTGGAGCTGCCGCCGCCGGTGATGAGCTTCGCGGTGACGGCCCACGTCGCCGGCGAGGAGGACAAGCTCAACGCGGCGCTGCGGCGGATGCGCGACGAGGACCCGACGATCGACGTCCACCACGACGAGCAGACCGGGGACCTCATCCTGGCGGGGCTCTCCCAGATGCACGTGGAGGTCGTTGCCGAGCGGATCGACCGCCGGTTCGGCGTCGCGATGGACCTCGCGCCCCCGCACGTGCCGTACCGCGAGACGATCACCGGCCAGGCGGAGGCGGAGGGCAAGCACAAGAAGCAGAGCGGCGGCCGGGGGCAGTACGCCGACTGCTGGCTGCGGGTCGAGCCGCTCCCGCGGGGCGGGGGGTTCGAGTTCGTCGACAAGGTCGTCGGCGGGGCGGTGCCGCGGGCGTTCATCCCGGCGGTGGAGAAGGGCGTCGCGGAGGCGCTGCAGCGGGGCGAGCTCGCCGGCTACCCGGTGGTGGACGTGCGGGTCACGCTCTATGACGGCAAGCACCACCCGGTCGACTCGTCGGAGATGGCGTTCAAGATCGCCGGCTCCCTCGGCGTGCGGGCGGCGATCGCGGCGGCGCGGCCGGTGCTGCTGGAGCCGGTGATGCGGGTCGAGATCACGGTGCCGGCGGAGAACGTCGGCGACGTGATGGGCGACCTCAGCTCCCGCCGGGGGCACCCCCTCGGGATGGAGGCGCGCGGCCACGACGAGGTGGTGCGGGCCGAGGTCCCGATGTCGGAGATGCTCGAGTACGCCCCCGACCTGCGCGCCATGACCGGGGGCCGCGGCGACTACACGATGGAGTTCGACCACTACGCGCAGGTGCCGGCGCACCTCGCGCGGAAGGCGGCCGAGGAGGCCGTCGCCTGACGGGCCCCTCACGGGGTCGCCCCGAGCGCCTACGATGCGCCGATGCTCGTCGCCCACCTCGTCGCCGCGGTGGAGCGCCTCGCCCCGACGGCGCTCGCCGAGGACTGGGACAACGTCGGCCTGCTGGTCGGGCGCCACAACCAGCCGCTGCGCGGGGTGATGGTCGCGCTGGACCTCCGCGACGAGGTGCTGGGGGAGGCGCGCGAGCACGGCTGCGACGCGGTGCTCACCCACCACCCGCCGATCTTCCCGAGCCTCTCTGCGGTGACCGACCACGGCGCCGCGGGGGAGCTGGTGCTCCGCGCCGCGGAGGACCGGGTGGCGATCATCGCGGCCCACACCAACCTCGACGCGGCACGGGGCGGCCTGAACGACGTGATGTGCGAGGTCCTCGGCATCGGCCCCGCGGCGCCGCTGCGGCCCGACGCGGGGGACCCGGACGCGGGGCTGGGGCGCATCGGCGCGGTCCGGCCGTGCAACCTGTCCGCCCTCGTCGCGCGGGTCGCCGCGGGCTTCGGCGGCGAGGTCACGTACGCCGGCGACCCCTGGACCCGCCT
Proteins encoded in this region:
- the fusA gene encoding elongation factor G; translated protein: MAHPDPAQLRNVAVLGHRGSGKTSLVEAMLHAAGATNRRGRVADGTTVCDPDPDEHRRGMSISASLCHLTWKGVKVNLVDTPGDASFQGDTIAAMRAVDAVLMVVNGTAGVEVQTERLWARAVAQGLPRAAVVNMLDRERADFDAALASLTAMAPGTVAIQLPLGSESGFRGVVNLVSMTATTYADGALDGVTGPIPDEVAGPAQAAREHLIDVVAEKDDALIEKYLEGEEITTGELIGAILSGVAEGRIAPVVCAAGDPGIGIDRLLDLVTEALPSPVTAGVRGARDPATGEPVALAVSEDGPAVAVCVKTVADQFSGRISLLRVLTGVLASDGHATVAGSGAKERVGQLFTLQGKEHVPLAEIGPGDIGAVAKLKEVRTGDVLTTGDVPVAFAPLELPPPVMSFAVTAHVAGEEDKLNAALRRMRDEDPTIDVHHDEQTGDLILAGLSQMHVEVVAERIDRRFGVAMDLAPPHVPYRETITGQAEAEGKHKKQSGGRGQYADCWLRVEPLPRGGGFEFVDKVVGGAVPRAFIPAVEKGVAEALQRGELAGYPVVDVRVTLYDGKHHPVDSSEMAFKIAGSLGVRAAIAAARPVLLEPVMRVEITVPAENVGDVMGDLSSRRGHPLGMEARGHDEVVRAEVPMSEMLEYAPDLRAMTGGRGDYTMEFDHYAQVPAHLARKAAEEAVA
- a CDS encoding Nif3-like dinuclear metal center hexameric protein, whose amino-acid sequence is MLVAHLVAAVERLAPTALAEDWDNVGLLVGRHNQPLRGVMVALDLRDEVLGEAREHGCDAVLTHHPPIFPSLSAVTDHGAAGELVLRAAEDRVAIIAAHTNLDAARGGLNDVMCEVLGIGPAAPLRPDAGDPDAGLGRIGAVRPCNLSALVARVAAGFGGEVTYAGDPWTRLERVACCTGSGASMIEDARAGGADAFVTSDLKYHDADRAEGLPLVHLPHARAERVALKRWTKQLERALAPEGVEVRFAEADTDPWQNA